The following proteins come from a genomic window of Nostoc sp. ATCC 53789:
- a CDS encoding CCA tRNA nucleotidyltransferase: MLESIPSTLAPENWPFSLEFLPQPAYMVGGAVRDALLGRTREYLDLDFVIPSKAVKVARAIAHHYKAGFVLLDAERQIARVVFPHATADFAQQEGDSLEVDLHRRDFTVNAIAYNPHTQEIIDPLQGYVDLQQGILRMISPANLEDDPLRLMRGYRQAAQLGFTIEPATRTAICSLASHLSKVAAERVRVEIGYLLANSQGTPWIASAWEDGLLAPFFKNATRESLSKLAAVDDAAALITENWQQLGVKLQEYVRDSIKTTWLGIAKLACLVNPNPELAEIELQQLTYSRAEIRGVTTALKLLPQFKVVDMSLREQYLLFRDADIVFPTAAVLAVALDNLVEAISGDKPQVATSLETKARDCPVLTLLINRYLNPDDLVAHPSLLVSGKELIIALDIPASAIIGQLLTEIAVAQAEGKVSTPTEAIAFAHQLQEKAEGK; this comes from the coding sequence ATGCTTGAATCAATTCCTTCTACCCTAGCTCCCGAAAATTGGCCTTTTAGTTTAGAATTCTTGCCACAACCCGCTTACATGGTAGGTGGTGCTGTGCGAGATGCGCTACTTGGCAGAACTCGTGAATATCTGGATCTAGATTTTGTTATACCATCGAAAGCGGTAAAGGTAGCAAGAGCGATCGCTCATCACTACAAAGCTGGTTTTGTCTTACTCGATGCAGAACGACAAATTGCTCGTGTGGTTTTTCCCCACGCCACAGCCGACTTTGCCCAACAGGAAGGAGATAGTTTAGAGGTTGATTTGCACAGACGGGACTTTACAGTAAATGCGATCGCCTATAATCCTCATACACAAGAAATTATCGATCCTCTACAAGGCTATGTAGACTTACAACAGGGCATTTTGCGAATGATATCACCCGCAAACTTAGAAGATGATCCTTTGCGCTTAATGCGAGGTTATCGCCAAGCCGCCCAATTAGGTTTTACTATTGAGCCAGCTACCCGAACTGCAATTTGTTCTTTAGCATCACATCTGAGCAAAGTTGCAGCCGAACGAGTTCGGGTAGAAATTGGCTATCTACTGGCAAATTCTCAAGGTACTCCTTGGATTGCAAGTGCTTGGGAAGATGGTTTACTTGCTCCTTTCTTCAAAAATGCTACTCGTGAAAGCTTGAGCAAACTAGCCGCAGTTGACGATGCAGCCGCCTTAATCACAGAAAATTGGCAACAATTAGGCGTAAAACTCCAAGAATATGTCCGCGATAGTATCAAAACGACTTGGTTAGGTATTGCCAAACTTGCTTGTCTTGTCAATCCCAATCCAGAATTAGCAGAAATAGAGCTACAACAACTAACTTATAGTCGTGCCGAAATTCGGGGTGTAACCACTGCTTTGAAATTGTTACCGCAGTTTAAAGTAGTTGATATGTCTTTGCGAGAACAATATTTATTATTCCGTGACGCAGATATTGTGTTTCCCACTGCGGCAGTATTGGCTGTGGCACTTGATAATTTGGTAGAGGCGATATCTGGTGACAAGCCACAAGTCGCTACAAGTTTGGAAACCAAAGCAAGGGACTGCCCTGTCTTGACACTTTTAATCAACCGCTACCTTAACCCTGACGATCTGGTTGCTCATCCCTCTCTACTAGTGAGCGGGAAGGAGTTGATCATAGCATTAGATATTCCAGCTTCAGCAATCATTGGACAACTTTTGACAGAAATTGCCGTAGCACAAGCTGAGGGTAAAGTCTCAACGCCAACAGAAGCGATCGCTTTTGCACATCAATTACAAGAAAAGGCAGAAGGGAAATAG
- a CDS encoding response regulator, translating to MNGMPLILVVEHNLHDLELLNSHLRILNFSCICTKQGVRAVMLAQTHQPDLILLDTMLSNLSANRVIDDLKHNSKTATIPIIAVTPLTEVQDDESTMLAGFDDCITKPYDFNQLEVVISRHIPVSKLKYSILQVSERK from the coding sequence ATGAATGGAATGCCTTTAATTTTGGTTGTAGAACATAATCTACATGATTTAGAGCTACTTAATTCTCATCTAAGAATATTAAATTTTTCATGCATTTGTACCAAGCAAGGGGTGAGGGCTGTGATGTTAGCACAAACTCATCAACCAGATTTAATCCTGCTAGATACGATGCTATCTAATTTGAGTGCTAACCGAGTAATTGATGACCTCAAACACAATTCAAAAACTGCTACTATCCCAATTATTGCAGTAACCCCTCTAACAGAGGTACAAGATGATGAATCCACTATGCTTGCAGGATTTGATGATTGTATTACTAAACCCTATGATTTTAATCAATTAGAAGTGGTAATCAGTCGGCATATTCCAGTCTCAAAACTTAAGTATTCAATATTACAAGTAAGTGAGCGTAAATAA
- a CDS encoding phosphoglucomutase/phosphomannomutase family protein: MPVVTNSIKFGTDGWRGVIGDEFTFERLALVAPVAAKVLYDTYFSTVGSRTIIVGYDRRFMAEDFARAVADTVSAVGFDVLLSEDYAPTPAYSWAAKELNALGALVITASHNPGKYLGLKVKGYFGGSVPSEVTKKIEEQLSVGVPLAATPGKQEKFDPWPSYTQALERKVDIAKLREAIASGKLTLFADVMHGAAAGGLARLLGNQVKEINSERDPLFGGGAPEPLPKYLSKLFEVIKTHRETDKSGLTVGLVFDGDCDRIAAVDGEANFLSSQVLIPILIDHLTLRRSFSGEIVKTVSGSDLMPLVAALHNLSVFETAVGYKYIADRMLVAKVLLGGEESGGIGYGSHIPERDALLSALYVLEAIVESGLDLGEYNRYLQKQTGFTSAYDRIDLPLASMEVRSRLLQQLQTKPLTEIAGLAVIDCQTIDGYKYRLADQSWLMIRFSGTEPVLRLYCEASTIEQVHQTLAWAKQWAG, encoded by the coding sequence ATGCCAGTTGTAACTAACTCAATTAAGTTTGGTACAGACGGCTGGCGGGGCGTTATCGGTGACGAGTTCACCTTTGAACGTCTAGCCCTGGTCGCGCCAGTTGCCGCAAAAGTATTATATGATACGTATTTTTCTACGGTGGGTAGCCGGACAATAATTGTCGGTTACGATCGCCGATTCATGGCTGAAGACTTTGCTCGTGCTGTCGCCGATACTGTCAGTGCTGTGGGATTTGATGTGCTGTTGAGCGAGGACTATGCTCCAACTCCAGCTTATAGTTGGGCAGCAAAAGAACTCAATGCTTTAGGGGCGCTGGTAATTACAGCCAGCCACAACCCTGGTAAATATTTGGGTTTAAAAGTCAAGGGTTATTTTGGTGGATCGGTACCGTCGGAAGTCACAAAAAAGATAGAAGAGCAGTTGTCAGTGGGAGTACCTCTAGCAGCTACCCCAGGCAAGCAAGAAAAATTTGATCCTTGGCCTAGTTATACCCAAGCGTTAGAACGTAAAGTTGATATTGCCAAACTTCGAGAAGCGATCGCATCTGGCAAATTAACGTTATTTGCTGATGTCATGCATGGCGCTGCGGCTGGCGGATTGGCGAGACTACTAGGCAATCAAGTCAAGGAAATCAACAGCGAACGTGACCCCCTATTTGGTGGTGGTGCGCCGGAACCCTTGCCTAAATACCTTTCAAAGCTATTTGAAGTCATCAAGACTCACCGAGAAACCGATAAATCAGGTTTAACGGTGGGGTTGGTATTTGATGGAGATTGCGATCGCATTGCAGCAGTGGATGGAGAAGCAAACTTCCTAAGTTCCCAAGTATTAATACCGATATTAATCGACCACCTAACTCTGCGGCGCAGCTTTAGTGGTGAAATAGTCAAAACTGTTAGTGGTTCCGACTTGATGCCCCTTGTAGCAGCACTGCATAACCTGTCAGTGTTTGAGACAGCTGTTGGTTATAAATACATCGCTGACAGAATGTTAGTAGCAAAAGTGTTGCTAGGTGGCGAAGAATCGGGAGGAATTGGCTATGGCAGCCATATTCCCGAACGCGATGCCCTGTTGTCAGCATTGTACGTCCTAGAGGCGATTGTAGAATCTGGTTTGGATTTAGGCGAGTATAATCGCTACTTGCAAAAACAAACAGGGTTTACCTCTGCTTACGATCGCATTGATTTACCCTTAGCAAGTATGGAAGTGCGATCGCGTCTTTTGCAACAGCTGCAAACCAAACCCTTAACAGAAATTGCAGGGTTAGCTGTAATTGATTGCCAAACAATTGACGGCTACAAATATCGCCTCGCCGATCAAAGCTGGTTAATGATTCGGTTTAGCGGGACTGAGCCAGTTTTACGCCTCTACTGCGAAGCCTCGACAATTGAGCAAGTGCATCAAACTCTTGCTTGGGCGAAACAGTGGGCGGGGTAA
- the rdgB gene encoding RdgB/HAM1 family non-canonical purine NTP pyrophosphatase, whose amino-acid sequence MTKLLVVATGNPGKLREMQAYLKNSGWELTLKPEELDIEETGETFAANACLKASQIAKATGNWAIADDSGLQVDALNGAPGVYSARYAKTDSERIARLLKELGNEVNRQAQFVCVVAIARPDGAIALESEGICRGEILYAPRGDGGFGYDPIFYVQELQLTFAEMTRELKGSISHRGKAFTALLPQLERVRS is encoded by the coding sequence ATGACCAAATTACTTGTAGTAGCCACAGGAAATCCAGGTAAATTGCGAGAAATGCAAGCTTACCTGAAAAATTCTGGTTGGGAATTAACCCTCAAACCTGAAGAATTAGACATTGAAGAGACGGGCGAAACTTTTGCCGCTAACGCTTGTCTAAAAGCGTCACAAATTGCTAAAGCTACGGGAAACTGGGCGATTGCTGATGATTCTGGCTTGCAAGTAGATGCTCTAAATGGCGCACCAGGGGTTTATTCTGCACGTTATGCCAAAACCGACTCAGAACGGATTGCTAGGTTATTGAAAGAATTAGGCAACGAGGTAAATCGACAAGCACAATTTGTTTGTGTAGTAGCGATCGCTCGTCCTGATGGTGCGATCGCATTAGAATCTGAAGGTATTTGTCGTGGTGAAATTCTTTACGCACCTCGTGGTGATGGTGGTTTCGGGTACGATCCAATTTTTTATGTGCAAGAGTTGCAATTGACCTTTGCTGAGATGACACGAGAGTTGAAGGGTTCAATAAGTCATCGAGGCAAGGCTTTTACAGCTTTACTTCCGCAACTGGAGAGAGTTAGGAGTTAG
- a CDS encoding FAD-binding oxidoreductase, translating into MTIKLDALINSLEGIETITDSAQVTKLSQDYHNFSPVLVPKLEGKVGDIVVRPANEAEVLKVAAACAKHRIPVTVRGAGTGNYGQCVPLHGGVILDMTRMQGIPWIKPGVARVEAGVKLAALDKKAREIGWEIRMAPSTYRTATIGGFIAGGSGGVGSIQYGLLSDRGNILGLRVVTVEDEPRVIELRGDDIHKVNHAWGINGIITEVEIPLGPAYPWAEVIVTFDDFMTAAKFGQALGNADGMIKKLISVFASPIPQYFHALQQYIPEGTHAVSLIIAESSLEFLPGLVQQYGGQITYEKPAEEAAKGTHLIEFSWNHTTLHARSVDTTITYLQSMFPSHCSLQVVEQFYHHFGDEVMMHLEFFRLNGAVVIAGLQLVRYTTEERLNEIIRYHEEQGVSIGNPHTYIMEDGGRKVIAPEQLKFKEIVDPYRLMNPGKSKVIQLPIQN; encoded by the coding sequence ATGACGATAAAATTGGATGCCCTGATTAATTCTCTAGAAGGTATAGAAACCATTACTGATTCTGCCCAAGTAACAAAATTATCCCAGGATTATCACAACTTTAGTCCGGTACTGGTACCGAAACTAGAGGGGAAAGTCGGGGATATTGTAGTGCGTCCCGCCAATGAAGCAGAGGTTTTAAAAGTTGCAGCCGCCTGTGCGAAACACCGTATCCCCGTGACAGTGAGGGGTGCAGGAACAGGAAATTATGGGCAATGCGTACCCTTACATGGCGGTGTAATCTTAGATATGACCCGGATGCAAGGGATTCCTTGGATAAAACCGGGGGTGGCGCGGGTAGAAGCTGGCGTGAAGTTGGCGGCTTTGGATAAAAAAGCCAGAGAGATTGGCTGGGAAATTCGGATGGCACCCTCGACTTACCGCACAGCGACAATTGGCGGATTTATTGCTGGGGGAAGTGGGGGTGTTGGCTCGATCCAATATGGGTTACTAAGCGATCGCGGTAATATCTTAGGACTGCGAGTAGTAACTGTAGAAGATGAACCTCGTGTGATCGAATTACGCGGTGATGATATACACAAAGTAAATCATGCTTGGGGAATTAACGGCATCATTACCGAAGTAGAAATCCCATTGGGGCCAGCTTATCCTTGGGCAGAAGTCATTGTCACATTTGACGACTTTATGACAGCAGCAAAATTTGGTCAGGCTCTTGGTAATGCTGATGGCATGATTAAAAAGTTGATTTCTGTCTTTGCATCCCCAATACCCCAATATTTTCACGCCCTACAACAGTACATTCCTGAAGGGACTCACGCAGTATCTTTGATAATTGCTGAATCGAGTTTGGAATTCTTACCGGGTTTGGTGCAGCAATATGGCGGCCAAATTACTTATGAAAAACCAGCCGAGGAAGCAGCCAAAGGAACACATTTAATAGAATTTAGCTGGAACCACACTACCTTACACGCCCGGAGTGTAGATACTACAATTACCTACTTACAAAGTATGTTCCCTAGCCATTGCAGTTTGCAAGTGGTAGAGCAGTTCTATCATCACTTTGGCGATGAAGTGATGATGCATTTAGAATTTTTTCGCCTGAACGGTGCTGTAGTTATTGCTGGTTTGCAACTTGTTCGCTACACCACAGAAGAACGCCTCAATGAAATTATTCGCTATCACGAAGAACAAGGTGTAAGTATTGGCAATCCCCACACGTATATTATGGAAGACGGAGGCAGAAAAGTTATTGCTCCTGAACAGTTAAAATTTAAAGAAATAGTTGACCCATATCGGTTGATGAATCCTGGTAAAAGCAAGGTTATTCAATTACCAATTCAAAATTAA
- a CDS encoding tetratricopeptide repeat protein has translation MDSLSINSLLEELKNPDATVRDKATRKIWRIWFQQKGIYGLEIIDRSQKLLDAGEIAEAETALTALIKDQPDFAEAWNRRAFLYYSIGDYQKSLADCQMVVQINPIHFGALHGMGLCYAALGEYGEAIRAFKRALEIQPYSLVNQKLILECTFRFSYNGR, from the coding sequence ATGGATTCTTTATCTATCAATTCCTTACTTGAAGAGTTGAAAAACCCCGATGCTACAGTCCGGGACAAAGCAACCAGAAAAATTTGGCGGATCTGGTTTCAGCAAAAGGGAATCTATGGGCTGGAAATAATTGACCGTAGTCAAAAGTTGCTAGATGCGGGTGAAATTGCTGAAGCTGAAACAGCGCTAACGGCACTAATTAAAGACCAGCCAGATTTTGCCGAAGCCTGGAATCGTCGTGCTTTCCTCTATTACAGTATTGGTGATTATCAAAAATCTCTGGCAGATTGTCAGATGGTTGTACAAATAAATCCGATACATTTTGGGGCACTTCACGGTATGGGATTGTGTTATGCAGCACTAGGAGAATATGGTGAAGCGATCCGAGCTTTTAAACGTGCTTTAGAAATTCAGCCCTATTCACTAGTGAATCAAAAGTTGATTCTAGAATGTACATTTAGATTCAGCTACAACGGCAGATAG
- a CDS encoding cell division protein ZapB, with translation MRTTIGSVHRNSPTPTTQAYPPSVPLSVYRELSAELQAAQARLNALTTQNQQLTQENQLLRQEIIKVVDSFSHLQNFVDSHVAPSYQQATQASSDVKSAAKVPVTQAPPRQQVAHPRPPAVSKAPPEKSRRQNFATPVMEINFPIQEPVFIEEQQVSYYSTTESDPKGLNGWWLIITILLIMLTAFSAGYFVVRPLFEHQKR, from the coding sequence ATGCGAACAACCATAGGTTCTGTTCACAGAAATTCGCCAACACCGACTACTCAAGCCTACCCTCCCTCTGTACCACTATCTGTATACAGAGAATTGTCAGCAGAGTTGCAAGCAGCACAGGCGAGGCTAAATGCACTCACTACCCAAAATCAGCAACTAACACAAGAAAATCAACTATTACGCCAAGAAATTATCAAAGTTGTTGATTCTTTTTCTCATTTGCAAAATTTTGTGGATTCCCATGTTGCGCCTAGCTATCAGCAAGCCACCCAAGCTTCTAGCGATGTGAAAAGCGCCGCTAAAGTGCCAGTAACTCAAGCGCCTCCACGCCAGCAGGTTGCTCATCCGCGTCCACCTGCTGTCTCCAAAGCCCCACCCGAAAAAAGCCGCCGCCAAAACTTTGCAACACCTGTAATGGAAATTAATTTCCCCATACAAGAACCAGTTTTTATAGAAGAGCAACAAGTAAGTTATTATTCCACTACTGAGTCAGATCCCAAGGGACTTAATGGCTGGTGGTTAATCATCACCATTTTGCTAATTATGCTTACTGCCTTTAGCGCTGGATATTTTGTTGTACGTCCTTTATTTGAACACCAGAAACGTTAG
- the thiD gene encoding bifunctional hydroxymethylpyrimidine kinase/phosphomethylpyrimidine kinase, with amino-acid sequence MNTEINSRIPVALTIAGSDSGGGAGIQADLRTFAFHCVHGTSAITCVTAQNTLGVKRVDAIATEAVVAQIQAVVEDIGVQSAKTGMLLNQEIIFAVAQQVEALEIENLVVDPVMVSRTGAQLIDDDAVKTLSHALIPKAVIITPNRYEAQILSGLEINSVEDMQAAAEIIHKTLRTKAVLVKGGGMQGDLRGVDIWFDGDKLEVLTCQQVETKNTHGTGCTLSAAIAANLAKGNDLWSSVQQAKEYVTTALTYALDIGKGQGPVGHFFPLLRN; translated from the coding sequence ATGAATACTGAAATAAACTCCAGAATACCTGTTGCTTTAACCATTGCTGGTTCAGATAGTGGTGGTGGTGCAGGAATTCAAGCTGATTTACGCACTTTTGCTTTTCACTGTGTCCACGGTACTAGCGCTATAACCTGCGTCACGGCACAAAACACTCTAGGAGTGAAAAGGGTCGATGCTATAGCAACAGAGGCTGTTGTGGCGCAAATTCAGGCAGTAGTTGAGGACATTGGCGTGCAATCTGCCAAAACTGGTATGTTGCTCAATCAGGAAATTATTTTTGCTGTTGCCCAGCAGGTGGAAGCTTTAGAAATCGAGAATCTAGTAGTTGATCCAGTAATGGTGTCACGTACAGGCGCACAATTGATTGATGATGATGCTGTGAAGACTCTATCCCATGCCCTAATTCCCAAGGCAGTTATCATCACGCCGAATCGCTACGAGGCCCAGATTTTAAGCGGGTTAGAAATTAATTCCGTGGAGGATATGCAAGCTGCTGCTGAAATTATTCACAAGACTTTACGGACGAAGGCTGTTTTAGTCAAGGGCGGCGGTATGCAGGGAGATTTGCGTGGCGTTGATATCTGGTTTGATGGGGACAAGTTGGAAGTTTTGACTTGCCAGCAAGTAGAGACAAAAAATACTCACGGTACTGGGTGTACACTATCAGCTGCGATCGCTGCTAATCTGGCTAAGGGAAATGACTTGTGGTCGTCAGTGCAACAGGCTAAGGAGTATGTGACTACTGCACTCACTTACGCCTTAGATATTGGCAAAGGGCAAGGCCCTGTAGGACACTTCTTCCCATTGTTACGAAATTAA
- a CDS encoding P-II family nitrogen regulator — protein MKKVEAIIRPFKLDEVKIALVNAGIVGMTVSEVRGFGRQKGQTERYRGSEYTVEFLQKLKVEIVVDDNQVDMVVDKIIAAARTGEIGDGKIFISPVEQVIRIRTGEKNTEAV, from the coding sequence ATGAAAAAAGTAGAAGCTATTATCCGCCCATTTAAGCTAGATGAGGTAAAAATTGCCTTGGTTAACGCAGGTATTGTCGGTATGACTGTTTCTGAAGTTCGGGGGTTCGGACGGCAAAAAGGCCAAACTGAACGGTATCGCGGTTCTGAGTACACCGTTGAGTTTTTGCAAAAACTCAAAGTGGAAATCGTCGTTGACGACAATCAGGTTGATATGGTGGTAGACAAAATTATTGCTGCTGCCCGCACTGGTGAAATCGGCGATGGTAAAATTTTCATCTCGCCTGTTGAGCAAGTGATTCGGATTCGGACTGGCGAAAAGAACACAGAAGCAGTTTAA